One Tribolium castaneum strain GA2 chromosome 6, icTriCast1.1, whole genome shotgun sequence genomic window, tctagaaaataaatgtaaagaAGCATCTACAGAATAATTGTAAGAGAATCTATAGAtgggttaaaaaataatctaaaaaaaaagtccaaattTAAAAGGTGTAAgaagaatctaaaaaaatttaggaaacagaacagaaacaatgctaaaagtaatatagaaaaattccaaaaaaatataatagacCAATTTTGAGATGACGCAGATTGGaatctaaaagaaaatttgaagaaTGCTGAAGAAATGTAGAAAAAGCATTtaccaaataattttgaagaaagtctagaaaataaatgtaaagaAGCATCTACAGAATAATTTGTAAGAGAATCTAAAGAtgggttaaaaaataatctaaaaaaagtcCAAATTTAAAAGGTGTAAgaagaatctaaaaaaaatttaggaaatagaacagaaacaatgctaaaaataatatagaaaaattccaaaaaaatataatagacCAATTTTGAGATGACGCAGAGTGGAGTCTAAAAGATAATTTGAAGAATGCTGAAGAAATGTAGAAAAAGcatttaacaaataattttgaagaaagtcTAGACAATAAATGTAAAGAAGCATCTACAGAATAATTTGTAAGAGAATCTAAAAATGGGTTAAAGAAATAATCTCAAAAAGAATCCATATTTAAAAGGTGTaaaaagaatctaaaaaaaataggaaatagaacagaaacaatgctaaaaataatctagaaaaaaaaattagaacaatTTTGAGATGACGCAGAGTGGAATCTAAAGGAAAACTTGAAGAATGCTGaagaaatgtagaaaaaacatttaccaaataattttgaagaaagtcTAGATTATAAATGTAAAGAAGCATTTACAGAATAATTTGTAAGAGAATCTAAAGgtggataaaaaaaataatctaaaaaagagTCCATATTTAAAAGGTGTAAAAAGAATCTAAAAATAATGGGAAATAGAACAGAAACAATGCTTAAAATAATCTACAAAGATTCcaaaaaaatgtggaaaaagcatttacgaaataattttgtagGATGACTTTGTGGTCGCCATAGCGCTGTTGATGTTTGTATTGATTCCTAGTCAAAGTGACAAGTCCGAAATGAATTTCAAAGACGAGACCGAATATGAGAACTCCACATACGAATACCACTTGCAGCGTGAACGCATTAACAAAATCTTCGACGAAACAATCCACAAGTTGCGTCTTTTGGCCCACTTGCCCAATCTGGTTGAAAATGACACTGAAGCCTTGCAGAAATTCCTCTCAAAAACCGAGGCCGACTTTATCAAACTTGTATGCCAGGAACACCAGCCTTTTTCCCGTGAGATGATCCAGAACCGGTCCGATTTGGACCTAATTTGCAACACCTTGGAGCGAATTAACATGAACGAACCCCGGAAGGTGAGACAATTTGGTGGTATAACGTGAGAGGTGAGTGTGTTTTTTTCACAGGGAGCACACTCCAGTAAAAGGACTCGGATGTTTTCGGGTCTGGAACACTTTGACACACATGTGGCTTGCGCCCttgatattattttcaaatcgGAGGCTTTGGTGCAATATATGGAGAGTCTGGAGGACAAGAACGATTCTCTAATGACCACATTTATCGAGTCTATGACCAAGTTGAAGAAAATCGTTGAGGAGAGATTAAGTGTTTCGGCGTCTGAGGAAATCAAGAGGGAGAACGACCTCAAAACGGCCTACAGGTCAAGCATGATGCTGTCGGACCTGATACAAGAACTGGAAGAGTTGTTGGAGAAACAGCGACAAGAGCTAGGGCGTGAGCGCGACCGCAAGGAAGAGATTTTGCGAGAACTGGccgaaaaaatcgaaacttTGAAAGAGAAATCACAAAAGGACATCAACCGTCTTGTCTACGACACCGAAACTGTGATGATGAAGGACTACAATAAGAGCGTGGAACTGCAGGTTGAACTATCAGAAGATGCCAAAAACACAACCGAACAGTACAATTCCCTACTTGAGGAACATCTTCACCAGGAGAAGCTGCTCAGGGCGAAAAGACTCAAAGTTGAGACACAATTAGCCAGTTGGGTGGCCAAGTATGACACAGATATTGGGGAAAAACAGGCAGAATATGACGAACTTGACGAAATGTAAGTACCGTGGGACTGTCCGCTGTTGAAAGGTTTTACTACAATAGAATTTTACATTGACTTGTAGTTTCCAAAACGAGAAACGAGAGTTTGAGGAGTTGCAAGAAAAGTTTGAGGATCAGGCTGAGGAGTACCACATTCTAATGCGAGAGAAGGAGGAGGAGGAGCAGAGGATTTACGAGGAGAAGGCGTggatatttttgcaaaaccgCTCAGCCAGGAGGATCCAAAGGGCCTGGAGGGCGCACCGAGCCAGGAAATTGGCGCGGAAAAAGGGCCGGAAATGTGTGTCCTTGACTAGGTTTGGTCCCTTCTTATTTGTCTGTTTCAGCTAAAAAGAAGGGCGGTAGTGCTagtaaaaaagagaaaaagagTCCCAAAGGTACACCTGATGATTAGCAAACAGTGTCAATTAGTCGCTTTCagaaaagaagaagaagaaaaagaaggaggAAAAGACAGCGGTTCTGAAAGCTGATCAAGACCCGAATGCGCTCCTGGAGGGGAAATACCGAGAGTCGATTCTTGGCGAAATGAAGTCGACTGAAGGTTTCGACAAAAAGGATTTGGTGGTTGATTTAATAAACGATTGAttacgaaaatatttattagtgtcacaataaaaaatggaatGAGCATTGTTCAATTTTTGGAGCGTCTTAGAGTGGAAGCTCTCACTTCTAACAAAACTGGGCGTTCTTTCGTGCTGGGCATGAAGGAATGAGCTCGTCTGACCCGGTCACCTTCCCGGAGCGGTACCACTTGGTACAACCTCGCTTCCATTAGTTCTCTACGGTCTTCTGAGAGTTTAATTTTGTCGTGGGCCAGTTTTAACTGGACGTCTAGCGCCTCCCGTTCTTTTTCCAACTGAACCAAGCGCGATTCCGCCTCTggaaagagaaaaattaaactgGGGACATAACAATAAAACAGTTACCTCGCAATTGTTGTTCTTTTTCACGTTGCAACTCCTCAAATTCCTTCCTTTTGCCACGTTCCTCCTCCAGAAGAGTTCGTTGCTCCTCCTGGAGCCGCTCCAACTCCTCCCGTTTCTCCCACTCTTCGGCTAAAACTCTAGCTTGGAGGGCTCGCACAATTTCTTCGTCACGCTTCGCTTGCGTTTCCTCCTCAAGTAGTCGTTCCAACTTTGCTCTCATTTGCTCCAAGTCGGTCAATTTCCGCGCTTCTTCCTTCACAACGGCCTCCAACTCCTTTGCCTGCCCTTCGGCTGCTTGCCGCGCACTGCGTTCCTGCTGCAGTTGTGCTCTAGCCCTCATCATTTCCTGGATCCTTCCAGCCCTTTGCATTTTTCGCCGAGCGACTTGCAGTCTTTGGTAGCTCTGGCAGCCCCCGGAATGGTCAGCTGCGAGTTGGAGAGCCGAGATCCACTGGACTCGAGTCATGTGGTCGGTGGTTCCCAACTCGAAGCTCCGTTCCGGGGTGTGGAGGATGATCCGGTACCCGGATTTGGCCTCGACTCGGCTTCCGGGCTCGATGGGGAGTGAGCCGCAACGGTCCTTCTCCGAACGTGTTTTGTAATAACTTAGTTCTGAAGGCCGGAGCACGAACCAATATTCGCGCATTGTGGGGAAAATGTAGCCTTTTTTGGTCAAGTAACCTTTCTTGATGACGTCTTCGACGAGGGTCTGGTAAATGTCGGTTACAGCTTCCGAAATTGCGAAATGGTCCTTGACTCCGACCAAGGATCGAGATTCGAGAACGGCGATGAAGGGAGTTAGGCGGAAACTCCCCATGGAGATGGACAAGTTGGTGAAATCCTCCTCGTCCCAGGGACATCCCAGGGAGTTGGCCAAAGTTTGGGCGATGTTGTAGACTTCGGAAGGGTGCAGGAGGACTTGGTAAGTGTCCTCGTTGTGTTGGTCGCGGATCAAGTCGCCCAAAAGACAGAAAATCcggaaaatttggaaaaggGATTCGTCCGCCAAAACTTTATTGTCTCTCTGAACGAATTTTTTCCGACACACCAGCCAGCAAACTTCGCCAATGCGGGCCTCATAGTCGCGCAGTTCCGCCAATGGGAGTTTGTTGGGTAAGGACGAGAACACTTCCTTTTGCAAGTAAAACCTGTACTGGTCGAAGTTTAAGGTGGGGGTGCTCCGGAAATGCTCCAGCCCCCGTTCAACCCCGTACAAATCCAAGATCGTGCCAATATTCGCGGTCAGAACCTACGAAATATAAATAGCACATATGAATCACTCCGATAACAGTTTCAATACAAGCGAGGCAACCTTGACATACACTGAGCGCCTTGCCTTTTACGGGCAACCTGACCACATGTCTGGCTTAAGCCCCCAAAGCGCGACTTTACGCCAAAAATTCGACTTACCTTAAGTTTGGACTTGTGGACGTATCCGGACTTGTCCTGTTGTAGGGCATCAAAGGCTTGCCACACGCAATTTGTCACGTTTTCGAGGAGCACGGCCATGCTTTCTGTGCATATGGGAGGCACTTGAGTCACTACACCTACGGGATAACCGGGATTTGAATCCAGGCGAGTGCACCGATTTTGAGTGATTAAGATTTGAAAGGCAATGATCCGACTTAAGCGAGGTACTCGAATAAGGAGGGGCGAATTGTGTCAATAACTAAGGAAGTTGCAGGGTTATCTTATCGGGCGTTTGGGCTTAACTACGATCAGCGCgcgtctagaatttttttattactatattaataaaattctcaaaattaataaattttgaaaaaaaattttttttcgaaaagtcTGATTTTGAGAATGCTACTTACAAGTGTGGTGAACGAagtcaaaaaactattaaattgtAAAGAATTTAAAGTACCACCACTTATGTTATAAACaaactaataacaatatcaaCAAAAACGTAAGCAGAATGTGCGTAGGTTTTAAACTTTGATCTCATTTAATTTCTGAATAAATGGGTGCTGTTACGCCTGGTCTTAGACAACTAAACATACAGATTGATACTAAATAATGTtgtctaaaaattaattttcataaaaaaataatttgcgtgTTGTTGCCACATTGTGTAGTTTTAGTACAAATTTGGGATTAATTAAGTGTTAGCCACATTATCTTATTTGTTTAATCATTACACAAACTCTATAAAAATGTTggcatttaattgcagtttaTTTAGATAAAGTCGATCTATTTTTAGTgttattaatagtaataaatactAAATTGATTAAACAATGCGCGTGTAATTGCGTTCACAAGAAAATTAAagacattattaattttaaattagaatcCTTGATTGCGGATTTTTTCGCCAATTGTCTTAAAATGCAATACCGtgaaaatttcgtttttttcagTTGTGCTCAATTTCAAAATCTGAAAACCTATTACAGTAAACCTCCcaaataacggacacctcctTACAACGGACACGGacgaaaaaattcctaattaCTATAACACTTTAATTTATCTCTTATAACGGACAGACCAATAAAGTggatgaaaaattttattccgaaAATCGAGAATTAAATATCAATGAGTCtgtgaacatttttttagaaaaacgtgataaaaaatttgatgacAATTAAGATAAAGGGAAAATTAGCTTTATTAGAGCTAAGTAAACTTATGCAGTCTGGatattttaaatcttttaaaaaatagctaaaataaTGTAGAGGAAACTTTTCTTCAGCGGACGCTCAGTAGAGCggacaaagacaaaaaaaattaccaattaccataatattttattttacctcTTACAATGGACAGACCAAAACATTAGTTTAccgaaaattcaaaattaaaaatcgatgagtgtgtgaattttttttagagaaatgtaaaaaaaagattgttgAAGACGATTGTGATAAAGGAAAAACTAATCTTAAGCTAGAAAATTGTTgctgtttaaatattttgaaattttaatagaaatagCTAAAATATTGTGTCATGTAGAGAAAACTTCTCTACAACGGACTCTCTGTATAGCGGACAGAGACAAAAACGATTTCCCAATTAccacaatattttattttacctcTTACAACAGACAGGCCAAAAAACTAACATTTGTTTTAAGGACATTgtagaaataaatgaaaaattttattccgagAATCCAGATTTAAAAATCGatgtgtgtaattttttttagaaagttgTGATAGAAAGATTGTTGAGGACGATTGTGATAAAGGGGAAATTAGTCTTAGAGCTAAGTAAACTCATGCAGTCTGAATATTTTGAACCTTTTAAAAACTTCTCTACAGCGGACTTTCCATATAGcggacacaaaaataaaaatattttacctcTTACAACGGATAAATCGAAAGAGTTGTGGTGTAAAAACGAACATTGGTTTCAAAGACCTTGTAGAAATGtgaaaatgtgtaaaaatgtgaaaaaatgaTTCTAAAAgcaactaaacaaaaattgaaaattttaagtaaaaattcagttttttggatcattttaattttattctgaaaagatttttagttataaTATTCCAGCTaagaaaaactttaataataaaatttttatacaaggtcacaaaattaaattaaaaaacctccagaggtgtccgttgttgggaggttttactgtactaTCTGCCAGGTTCCCAGCCAATTAAATTTCAGCTCACGACCTGTCGCCTTGTCCATCACACTCAAGTAAAATGTATTTCCGGTGACATCAAAGTCGCGACTTTCATTACCACATCCATCAAACCTCGCTACCTTAAGGCTCCAATTCGTAATCTTTGTAAAGACTGATCCTTGCCTCCAATCACTTATCTTCCACTTTACTCGAATTATGTTATAATTTGGGTTAGGGGTTATCAAGTCGGAGTACCAAAAATCTTCCTATTAATAATTAGTGCGATTTTTGCGGACTTTTGAAGGGTGAAAGTGTGTCTAGTGTTGGCGTTCGTTGAGGCCACAAGTCGAAAAATTGTCGCTAAAAAGTGTCAACACACGTAGAATAAATATTAGAGGTCATGTAGTGGTGCACCAAGCGCTTACAAAATGATTTGACCACAGTTTTGATCGTGCGGTCAAACATTCGGGTTGGAAATTGAACCCTTTGGTAACATGTCGAAGGAAACGCTGGAAATGGGCGAGCTGGGCAACCAGAAGCCGAAAAATCAGGTGGAGGCGCCACGTGAgtcaattcaaaaattttgaaagaagttttagacaatttcctGCTTCAAGTTAATTAAATTCCGCTCGTGTGGGCAAAAAGCGCGTCTTGCTTGAATAATTACCAAGTTAATTAAATTCCCGGTAGCGGTTTTAGGCTTAATTTCCTGAATGGTTCAAATTACTGTTTTTGTTCTATTTtaaaagatgtttttttacGGTCAATTAGACTTGTGATTTTAGTTTATCTACGGATGGAGAGCGCACAGCAATAATAAAGGAAAGTTTTCTTTCGAGGAGTCGATTgttatttattggtttcttcaAACCGTAGAATTCCCACTTTAAAATAACCCAATAATTCACTGATAACGCAAACGGTGTCACCAATGACTTGACAAatatttttccgatttttggtttttgaaaaattgacacCTGTGACAAATTGGAGATTCACAATAAGTTAGTTTTTTTCCTCTTTtgattagataaaaaaattgaacccaAAATTAACCTTTCTCCAGAATTATGTGTTTTGATAAACGAGTCACAAACATTCAAGGCGAccacaaattgtaaaattccACTTTgctgtttgatttttattaaatcaaactTTACAAACTATTGTTAAACCAACATAAAACCACGAAAGAACGAATTACTCCGTAATTACCACCGATGAAATTTTATACtttatttcatatttgaaGGCCACTACTTTTCCTGAAGTACAATAAGTACAATTATTACCGGCACATATTATGTAACAATTTCTTGGATCGACAATTAAACCCATCATGGTCAAGGCTGGACACAAATTCACCTTTTCCCCACTAATTCCAGATTCTTGCTGCGGAGTTCGCCACATCCAAGTCTTCCTCAACTTCCTCCTCACTTTCATCGCCTATGGGATTAGAGTCAATCTCTCGGTGGCAATTGTGGCAATGACTACGAAAGCGAGCGAAAATCCCGACATTCCAGTACGTTTATTAAATCacgacaattttttaaataaataattccatAGATTTTCGATTGGCACAACAAAAGTATCATCCTGTCGTCCTTCTTCTGGGGCTATATTATACCCCAAGTGGGGGCTGGGCAACTGGCCAAAAAATTCGGCCCCAAATGGTTCCTAGTTGCCACAATGTTCATTTGCTCCATTTTCGGTCTTTTACTAC contains:
- the LOC663319 gene encoding dynein regulatory complex protein 10, which codes for MLKDDFVVAIALLMFVLIPSQSDKSEMNFKDETEYENSTYEYHLQRERINKIFDETIHKLRLLAHLPNLVENDTEALQKFLSKTEADFIKLVCQEHQPFSREMIQNRSDLDLICNTLERINMNEPRKGAHSSKRTRMFSGLEHFDTHVACALDIIFKSEALVQYMESLEDKNDSLMTTFIESMTKLKKIVEERLSVSASEEIKRENDLKTAYRSSMMLSDLIQELEELLEKQRQELGRERDRKEEILRELAEKIETLKEKSQKDINRLVYDTETVMMKDYNKSVELQVELSEDAKNTTEQYNSLLEEHLHQEKLLRAKRLKVETQLASWVAKYDTDIGEKQAEYDELDEIFQNEKREFEELQEKFEDQAEEYHILMREKEEEEQRIYEEKAWIFLQNRSARRIQRAWRAHRARKLARKKGRKSKKKGGSASKKEKKSPKEKKKKKKKEEKTAVLKADQDPNALLEGKYRESILGEMKSTEGFDKKDLVVDLIND
- the LOC663300 gene encoding switch-associated protein 70 isoform X1 encodes the protein MDKATGRVVTQVPPICTESMAVLLENVTNCVWQAFDALQQDKSGYVHKSKLKVLTANIGTILDLYGVERGLEHFRSTPTLNFDQYRFYLQKEVFSSLPNKLPLAELRDYEARIGEVCWLVCRKKFVQRDNKVLADESLFQIFRIFCLLGDLIRDQHNEDTYQVLLHPSEVYNIAQTLANSLGCPWDEEDFTNLSISMGSFRLTPFIAVLESRSLVGVKDHFAISEAVTDIYQTLVEDVIKKGYLTKKGYIFPTMREYWFVLRPSELSYYKTRSEKDRCGSLPIEPGSRVEAKSGYRIILHTPERSFELGTTDHMTRVQWISALQLAADHSGGCQSYQRLQVARRKMQRAGRIQEMMRARAQLQQERSARQAAEGQAKELEAVVKEEARKLTDLEQMRAKLERLLEEETQAKRDEEIVRALQARVLAEEWEKREELERLQEEQRTLLEEERGKRKEFEELQREKEQQLREAESRLVQLEKEREALDVQLKLAHDKIKLSEDRRELMEARLYQVVPLREGDRVRRAHSFMPSTKERPVLLEVRASTLRRSKN
- the LOC663300 gene encoding switch-associated protein 70 isoform X2, with protein sequence MAVLLENVTNCVWQAFDALQQDKSGYVHKSKLKVLTANIGTILDLYGVERGLEHFRSTPTLNFDQYRFYLQKEVFSSLPNKLPLAELRDYEARIGEVCWLVCRKKFVQRDNKVLADESLFQIFRIFCLLGDLIRDQHNEDTYQVLLHPSEVYNIAQTLANSLGCPWDEEDFTNLSISMGSFRLTPFIAVLESRSLVGVKDHFAISEAVTDIYQTLVEDVIKKGYLTKKGYIFPTMREYWFVLRPSELSYYKTRSEKDRCGSLPIEPGSRVEAKSGYRIILHTPERSFELGTTDHMTRVQWISALQLAADHSGGCQSYQRLQVARRKMQRAGRIQEMMRARAQLQQERSARQAAEGQAKELEAVVKEEARKLTDLEQMRAKLERLLEEETQAKRDEEIVRALQARVLAEEWEKREELERLQEEQRTLLEEERGKRKEFEELQREKEQQLREAESRLVQLEKEREALDVQLKLAHDKIKLSEDRRELMEARLYQVVPLREGDRVRRAHSFMPSTKERPVLLEVRASTLRRSKN